The proteins below are encoded in one region of Prevotella melaninogenica ATCC 25845:
- a CDS encoding Hsp20/alpha crystallin family protein: MYRNSWLPEVFNDFLNTTNMPKANPTAPAINVLESEKDYIVELAAPGLSKEDFDVNINSDGDLTIKMEKKAEESEQKAHYLRREFAYSKYEQTLILPDDVQKESIAARVANGVLTITLPKIKVEEQKVARQITVG; encoded by the coding sequence ATGTATAGAAATTCATGGTTACCAGAGGTTTTCAATGACTTTTTGAACACTACAAATATGCCTAAGGCAAATCCAACAGCACCAGCTATCAACGTACTGGAGTCTGAAAAAGATTATATAGTAGAACTTGCAGCACCAGGTCTGAGTAAGGAGGACTTCGATGTTAATATCAACAGCGATGGCGACTTGACTATCAAGATGGAAAAGAAAGCCGAGGAGAGCGAGCAAAAGGCTCATTACCTTCGTCGTGAGTTCGCATATAGCAAGTATGAGCAGACACTTATTCTGCCTGATGATGTTCAGAAGGAAAGTATTGCAGCACGTGTTGCAAATGGTGTACTCACCATTACCTTGCCTAAGATTAAGGTTGAAGAGCAGAAGGTTGCACGCCAGATTACAGTGGGCTAA
- a CDS encoding DUF4846 domain-containing protein — protein MKTTYTIPIILSAFLLSCTGKTNGQSQQSVENTLTVEQAATAKKQRLASPPGYKKVKLTEGTFGSFLRNLPLKPVGSDLHYYNGSIKRRNYAGAVVDIDFGHGEVEQCADAVIYLRALWLWQTKQYDKIHFNFTNGFRADYARWAKGERIHIDKKTWRCWYSKDTAADYSYKTFRKYLNLVFTYAGTASLEKELTTITGKELQVGDVIINGGHPGHTVIVVDKAVNKKGEAVYLLAQGYTPAQEIEIFNQWFSINPQIKYLDTPDWYFRGNYAKRF, from the coding sequence ATGAAGACAACGTATACTATCCCCATTATATTGTCTGCTTTCTTACTCTCATGTACAGGAAAGACTAACGGACAATCACAACAGTCAGTAGAGAATACTCTCACTGTTGAGCAAGCAGCCACTGCTAAAAAGCAACGTTTAGCATCTCCCCCTGGCTACAAAAAAGTAAAACTTACTGAGGGTACATTTGGTTCATTCCTACGAAATTTACCACTTAAGCCTGTTGGAAGTGACTTACATTATTATAATGGTAGTATCAAACGGCGAAATTATGCTGGTGCGGTCGTAGACATTGACTTTGGTCATGGAGAGGTAGAACAGTGTGCTGACGCTGTTATCTACCTCAGAGCCTTATGGCTTTGGCAAACAAAGCAGTATGACAAGATTCACTTCAACTTTACCAATGGCTTCAGAGCTGATTACGCTCGTTGGGCAAAAGGAGAGCGTATCCACATTGATAAGAAGACATGGCGGTGCTGGTATAGCAAGGACACTGCTGCAGATTATTCTTATAAGACATTCCGTAAGTATTTAAATCTCGTCTTTACGTATGCAGGAACAGCCTCACTTGAAAAGGAGTTAACTACTATTACAGGCAAAGAATTGCAGGTTGGCGATGTGATTATCAACGGTGGTCATCCCGGACATACTGTCATTGTTGTAGACAAAGCAGTCAACAAGAAGGGAGAAGCCGTCTACCTGCTTGCACAAGGCTATACGCCAGCGCAAGAAATTGAGATTTTTAACCAGTGGTTCAGTATTAATCCACAGATCAAATACCTTGACACTCCAGACTGGTATTTCCGTGGTAACTATGCAAAACGATTTTAG
- a CDS encoding DUF5606 domain-containing protein codes for MLQTILSIAGKPGLYKLVSRGKMNLIVESLDESHKRQPAFGTDRVTSLADIAMFTDSDDVPLGEVLAKLRDKEEGKVASLNWRKASAKELQNYFAEVLPDFDRDRVHTSDIKKLLQWYEILVKAGITNFEEDMKPTEGDNIDDRL; via the coding sequence ATGTTACAGACAATCCTTTCAATCGCAGGTAAGCCAGGTCTTTATAAGCTGGTAAGCCGTGGTAAAATGAATCTTATTGTTGAGTCGCTTGATGAGAGCCACAAGCGTCAGCCTGCATTCGGCACAGACCGTGTGACGAGTCTTGCTGATATTGCTATGTTCACTGACTCTGACGATGTTCCATTGGGTGAGGTCTTGGCAAAGTTGCGCGACAAGGAAGAGGGCAAGGTGGCTTCTCTGAACTGGCGCAAGGCTTCAGCTAAGGAGTTGCAGAACTACTTTGCAGAGGTTCTTCCTGACTTCGACCGTGATCGTGTACACACAAGCGACATCAAGAAGCTCCTTCAGTGGTATGAAATTCTCGTTAAGGCTGGTATCACCAACTTTGAAGAGGATATGAAACCAACAGAGGGCGATAACATTGATGACAGATTGTAA
- the coaE gene encoding dephospho-CoA kinase (Dephospho-CoA kinase (CoaE) performs the final step in coenzyme A biosynthesis.), translating to MIVALTGGIGSGKSYVCKLLAERGFSVYDCDAHAKELMRTSQPLQQQLSALVGEDVFRDGVLQKAILAAYLLQSETHVQAVNAVIHPAVAHDFEQSGQSWLESAILFDSGFDKRTHIDKVVCVTAPEEVRIRRVMARDSISREKTLEWIARQLPQEEVIRRSDYEIINDGICPLAPQVDHLLSVISE from the coding sequence ATGATAGTAGCGTTGACTGGTGGTATTGGTAGCGGAAAGTCTTACGTCTGTAAGCTTCTTGCGGAGCGAGGTTTCTCTGTTTACGATTGTGATGCGCACGCAAAGGAATTGATGCGCACCTCTCAACCACTACAACAACAGCTTTCTGCACTTGTTGGTGAGGATGTCTTCCGTGATGGTGTCTTGCAAAAAGCCATTCTTGCAGCCTATCTCTTACAGAGTGAGACGCATGTACAGGCGGTCAATGCCGTGATACATCCAGCTGTAGCTCATGATTTTGAGCAATCGGGTCAATCGTGGCTTGAAAGTGCGATACTCTTTGATAGTGGTTTTGATAAGCGTACCCACATTGATAAAGTAGTATGCGTTACGGCTCCAGAAGAAGTACGTATTCGTCGTGTGATGGCACGTGATAGTATTAGTAGGGAAAAGACCCTTGAGTGGATAGCACGTCAACTACCGCAAGAGGAAGTGATACGACGTAGTGATTATGAAATCATCAACGATGGTATATGCCCTCTCGCTCCACAGGTAGACCACTTGCTTTCCGTTATTTCAGAATAA
- a CDS encoding CdaR family protein produces MKTGKSLHTFSTFRNFLLRIFNKEFLIFLFFLVLSGGFWLIMTLNETYEGEFSIPLRMTGVPRNVVITSDLDSVVRFTVRDKGYMIAYYGLDDTFRPIYVDYKVHSDGRSKGDVPIADLQRQIYLQLSKSSKIASVKAGKFSFSFNFGRHKKVPVRLLGTVTPGDNYYLARVDFTPDSVQVYAARNVLDSIQTVYTERQYITNFTDVKELTVDLRKFTNAKCVPSSVKMKLYPDVLTEETVEVPIEAVNMPDNKVMRTFPSKIKVKFVVGAYRMRSMPKNAETKELLPVGFRVVVNYEDIEKNNSEKCPIYVISSPNGVRNVHPEVNTVDYLIEQR; encoded by the coding sequence ATGAAAACAGGCAAATCGCTTCATACATTCAGTACCTTCAGGAACTTCTTGTTGAGGATCTTCAACAAGGAGTTTCTGATTTTTTTGTTTTTCTTGGTATTGAGTGGAGGGTTCTGGTTGATAATGACACTGAACGAAACTTATGAGGGTGAATTCAGTATACCACTTCGCATGACGGGTGTTCCTCGTAATGTGGTTATTACCAGTGACCTTGATTCTGTTGTCCGTTTTACTGTGCGAGACAAAGGATATATGATTGCGTATTATGGTCTTGATGATACATTCCGCCCTATCTATGTCGACTACAAAGTTCATAGTGACGGACGAAGTAAGGGAGATGTACCCATTGCAGACCTTCAACGTCAGATTTATCTTCAACTGTCAAAGAGTTCAAAGATAGCTTCTGTCAAGGCAGGAAAGTTCTCTTTCTCATTTAACTTTGGTCGTCATAAAAAGGTACCTGTACGCCTTTTGGGGACAGTAACACCTGGTGATAATTATTATCTTGCTCGTGTAGACTTTACTCCAGATAGCGTTCAAGTTTATGCAGCGCGTAATGTGTTGGATAGTATTCAAACAGTCTATACAGAGCGACAGTATATTACCAATTTCACAGATGTCAAGGAGTTGACTGTAGACCTTCGAAAGTTTACGAATGCCAAGTGTGTTCCTTCCAGTGTAAAGATGAAACTCTATCCAGATGTACTTACAGAGGAGACAGTTGAGGTACCAATTGAAGCTGTCAATATGCCTGACAACAAAGTGATGCGTACCTTCCCAAGCAAGATAAAAGTGAAGTTTGTGGTAGGTGCCTATCGTATGCGTTCGATGCCAAAGAATGCGGAGACAAAGGAACTTCTCCCTGTAGGCTTCCGTGTTGTAGTCAACTACGAAGATATAGAGAAAAATAATAGCGAGAAATGTCCTATCTATGTGATAAGTTCTCCTAATGGTGTACGCAACGTTCACCCAGAAGTAAATACGGTTGATTATCTCATTGAGCAGCGATGA
- the yajC gene encoding preprotein translocase subunit YajC: MNTTLILAAQAAGQGSPMPMIIMMVAIFAIMWFFMIRPQQKKQKEIRAFQNALSAGDSVVTGGGIYGTVKHIDMTTNKVEVEIARGVVITVDKNYVFANVQASQQGQTK; this comes from the coding sequence ATGAATACAACATTAATCCTCGCAGCACAGGCTGCAGGTCAAGGCAGCCCAATGCCTATGATTATCATGATGGTAGCTATCTTCGCCATCATGTGGTTTTTCATGATTCGTCCACAGCAGAAGAAGCAGAAGGAGATTCGTGCTTTCCAGAATGCTCTCTCAGCAGGTGATTCTGTTGTGACTGGTGGTGGAATCTATGGCACAGTAAAGCATATTGATATGACAACCAATAAGGTTGAAGTTGAGATTGCACGTGGTGTTGTTATCACTGTTGATAAGAACTACGTATTCGCAAACGTACAGGCTTCTCAGCAGGGTCAGACTAAGTAA
- the nusB gene encoding transcription antitermination factor NusB, protein MINRELIRIKIVQLTYAYYQNGNRNMDNAEKELLFSLAKAYDLYNYLLALIVSVTQEERHRVEIAANRANREGTEAPSSRFVNNKFAVQLEENKQLNLFMESQKRRWEDDMEAVRKLCDQIEQSTIYQEYMASDDDSYETDREVWRKIYRSLIQENPDLDAVLEEKSLYWNDDKEVVDTFVIKTIKRFDPANGADQELLPEYRDEEDRDFALKLFRSTILNADDYQRYMSESSRNWDFSRLAYMDVVIMQIAIAEMLTFPNIPVTVTINEYVDLAKLYSTPRSGGYINGMLDTIARHLIQTGKMMKTMPEPRQHRPRNDRQEERAPRREGRRPTIAQTSAQRVAYRQQQATDQVENKE, encoded by the coding sequence ATGATCAATAGGGAATTAATAAGAATTAAGATTGTCCAGTTAACCTATGCATACTATCAGAACGGTAACAGGAATATGGACAATGCTGAGAAGGAACTTCTTTTCAGCTTGGCGAAAGCGTATGACCTCTACAATTACCTCTTGGCCTTAATCGTATCAGTCACGCAAGAGGAGCGCCATCGCGTGGAGATAGCTGCAAATCGTGCCAACCGTGAGGGGACTGAGGCTCCCTCAAGTCGTTTTGTAAACAATAAGTTTGCTGTTCAGTTGGAAGAGAATAAGCAGCTTAATCTTTTCATGGAATCACAAAAACGTCGTTGGGAAGATGATATGGAGGCTGTTCGTAAACTCTGTGATCAGATTGAACAGAGCACTATCTACCAAGAGTACATGGCAAGTGATGATGATTCGTACGAGACAGACCGTGAGGTGTGGCGAAAGATATATCGTTCTCTCATACAGGAGAATCCTGATTTGGACGCTGTGTTGGAGGAGAAGAGTCTTTATTGGAATGATGATAAGGAGGTTGTTGATACCTTCGTTATCAAGACTATCAAACGATTCGACCCTGCTAACGGTGCTGATCAAGAACTTCTGCCAGAATATCGTGACGAAGAGGACCGTGACTTTGCACTTAAACTCTTCCGTTCAACTATCCTCAATGCAGACGATTATCAGCGTTATATGAGTGAGTCAAGTCGTAACTGGGATTTCTCTCGCTTGGCTTATATGGATGTTGTCATCATGCAGATAGCTATTGCTGAGATGCTTACATTCCCTAATATCCCAGTAACGGTGACCATCAACGAGTATGTTGACTTGGCTAAATTGTATAGTACACCGCGAAGTGGTGGATATATCAATGGTATGCTTGATACGATTGCACGTCATCTCATACAGACTGGTAAGATGATGAAGACAATGCCTGAGCCTCGTCAACATCGTCCTCGCAATGATCGTCAAGAGGAGAGAGCACCACGTCGTGAGGGACGTCGCCCAACGATTGCGCAAACTTCTGCTCAGCGTGTGGCTTATCGTCAGCAGCAAGCAACTGATCAGGTGGAGAATAAGGAATAA
- a CDS encoding 50S ribosomal protein L25/general stress protein Ctc yields MKEIKVTGQKRTDLGKKASKQLRKEGLIPCNLYGEAQQDGKPVAFSFTAPMSELRKLVYTPHIYVVELIIDGERRTAVLKELQFHPVTDALLHVDFYEVNDQKPIVMGVPVKLVGLAQGVRDGGRMNMSIRKINVKAPYQQIPEHLDINVTELRLGKSIKVGELSFEGLELVTPKEVVVCSIKATRNSIQAAQAAAAAEAE; encoded by the coding sequence ATGAAAGAAATTAAAGTAACAGGTCAGAAGCGTACAGACCTTGGAAAGAAAGCTTCTAAGCAGCTCCGTAAGGAGGGTTTGATTCCATGTAACCTCTATGGTGAGGCACAGCAGGATGGCAAGCCAGTAGCATTCTCATTCACAGCTCCTATGTCAGAGTTGCGTAAGTTGGTTTACACACCACACATCTACGTTGTAGAGTTGATTATTGATGGCGAGAGACGTACTGCAGTTCTTAAGGAACTCCAGTTCCACCCAGTAACAGACGCTCTGCTTCACGTAGACTTCTATGAGGTGAACGACCAGAAGCCAATCGTTATGGGTGTACCAGTTAAGCTCGTAGGTTTGGCACAGGGTGTTCGCGATGGTGGTCGTATGAACATGTCTATTCGTAAGATTAACGTTAAGGCTCCTTATCAGCAGATTCCAGAGCACCTCGATATCAACGTTACTGAGCTTCGTCTTGGTAAGAGTATCAAGGTTGGCGAGTTGAGCTTCGAGGGTCTTGAGTTGGTAACTCCAAAGGAGGTTGTAGTTTGCTCTATCAAGGCTACACGTAATTCTATCCAGGCTGCGCAGGCTGCTGCAGCTGCTGAGGCAGAGTAA
- the pth gene encoding aminoacyl-tRNA hydrolase — translation MDKYLICGLGNPGYEYEGTRHNTGFMVLDAFAKASNIVFEDKRYGFVAETTVKGRKIILLKPTTFMNLSGNAVRYWLNKENIDQSRLLVVSDDVALPLGAFRLKGNGSNGGHNGLGHIQQLIGQNYARLRMGVGNDYPRGGQVDWVLGRYSDEEMKELQPAIDLGVDIIKSFALAGLDITMNQFNKLGKK, via the coding sequence TTGGACAAGTATTTGATTTGTGGATTGGGTAACCCCGGTTATGAATACGAGGGAACCAGACACAATACAGGATTTATGGTATTGGACGCTTTCGCTAAAGCGTCCAATATTGTTTTTGAGGATAAGCGTTATGGTTTCGTTGCTGAGACAACGGTCAAGGGTCGCAAGATTATTCTTTTGAAGCCTACGACATTCATGAATCTCTCTGGAAATGCTGTGCGCTACTGGCTCAACAAGGAGAATATCGACCAGAGTAGACTCTTGGTTGTCTCTGACGATGTTGCCCTTCCATTAGGTGCTTTCCGCTTGAAAGGAAACGGATCAAATGGTGGTCACAATGGTTTAGGACATATCCAGCAACTTATCGGACAGAACTATGCTCGTCTGCGTATGGGTGTTGGTAACGACTATCCACGTGGTGGACAGGTTGACTGGGTATTAGGTCGCTACTCTGACGAGGAGATGAAAGAACTTCAGCCAGCTATCGACTTAGGCGTAGACATTATCAAGAGTTTTGCCCTTGCTGGTCTCGACATCACAATGAACCAGTTTAATAAACTCGGAAAGAAGTAA
- a CDS encoding RNA-binding S4 domain-containing protein: MNDIARIDKWLWAARIYKTRSIAADACKNGRVTIKGINVKPSHTIKAGEVVSVKKSPIIYSFKVLKPIEQRVGAKLIPEVYENVTDAKQYELLEMSRISGFVDRARGTGRPTKKDRRQMDAFVDPALFGFDEDDDEDETF; the protein is encoded by the coding sequence ATGAACGATATTGCAAGAATTGACAAATGGCTATGGGCTGCCCGCATCTATAAGACCCGCTCCATCGCTGCAGACGCCTGCAAGAATGGTCGTGTAACGATAAAAGGTATCAACGTAAAACCTTCCCACACAATCAAAGCGGGGGAAGTGGTGAGTGTTAAGAAGTCGCCTATCATCTATTCGTTCAAGGTTCTCAAACCAATTGAACAACGTGTTGGTGCTAAACTCATCCCTGAAGTCTACGAGAATGTGACCGATGCTAAGCAGTACGAACTCTTGGAGATGAGCCGTATCAGTGGTTTCGTCGACAGAGCACGTGGAACAGGACGCCCAACAAAGAAGGACCGCCGTCAGATGGATGCTTTCGTCGACCCTGCCCTATTTGGTTTTGATGAGGACGATGATGAGGATGAAACATTCTAA
- a CDS encoding aminoacyl-histidine dipeptidase, with protein sequence MSEIRNLKPEGLWRNFDDLTQVPRPSGLPEKVQKFLLDFAARVGVESYVDAGGNVVMRKPATPGFENRKTVLLQAHMDMVPQKAPDSNHNFETDPIVTHIVDGWVYANNTTLGADDGIGVAAIMAVMEDKTLKHGVVEALITRDEETGMYGVNEMPSGELHSDILMNLDSETWGKFVIGSAGGVDITSTIAYKEVANDQEAAVKVTLKGFRGGHSGLEINEGRANANKEMVRFVRNAVNELGVRLASWEGGNMRNAIPFKAEVVLALPQSKVAALKDMVARQKTLLEDEFKGIEPNVEFFVEDVEKPANLVPADVQEKLINAIYACHNGVLRMIPSYPDVVETSSNLAIIHIEPTKASIMILARSSREDMRDYISAQLESCFNMAGMKTVFSGQYGGWDPNPESEILNLLKKVYKEQNGLEGIVQVDHAGLECSVILGKYPGMDVVSLGPTLRSPHTAKERLEIATVEPFWKLLVQTLEEIPVK encoded by the coding sequence ATGAGTGAAATAAGAAATCTTAAGCCAGAAGGCCTTTGGAGAAATTTCGATGATCTGACACAGGTTCCACGTCCTTCTGGATTACCAGAGAAAGTACAGAAGTTCTTGTTAGACTTTGCTGCAAGAGTTGGTGTTGAATCATACGTAGATGCTGGTGGCAATGTTGTAATGCGCAAGCCTGCTACACCGGGATTTGAAAACCGTAAGACAGTTCTGTTGCAGGCGCACATGGACATGGTTCCACAGAAGGCTCCAGATAGTAATCATAACTTTGAAACAGACCCTATCGTGACACATATCGTGGATGGATGGGTATATGCAAACAACACTACACTTGGTGCTGACGATGGTATCGGTGTTGCTGCTATCATGGCTGTCATGGAAGATAAGACGTTGAAGCACGGTGTTGTAGAGGCGTTGATTACTCGTGATGAGGAAACGGGTATGTATGGTGTTAATGAGATGCCAAGTGGTGAGTTGCACAGTGACATCCTTATGAACCTTGACTCTGAGACATGGGGTAAGTTTGTTATTGGTTCTGCAGGTGGTGTTGACATTACTTCAACCATAGCGTATAAGGAAGTTGCAAATGATCAAGAAGCTGCTGTCAAGGTAACTTTGAAGGGTTTCCGTGGTGGTCACTCTGGTCTGGAAATCAATGAGGGGCGTGCCAATGCTAATAAGGAGATGGTTCGCTTTGTACGCAATGCAGTTAACGAACTCGGTGTACGTTTAGCTTCTTGGGAAGGTGGTAATATGCGCAATGCTATTCCATTCAAGGCTGAAGTTGTTTTGGCATTGCCACAGAGCAAAGTTGCAGCTTTAAAGGATATGGTTGCTCGTCAGAAGACACTCCTCGAAGATGAATTCAAGGGTATTGAACCAAATGTAGAGTTCTTCGTAGAGGATGTAGAGAAGCCTGCAAACCTTGTTCCTGCAGATGTTCAGGAGAAGTTAATCAATGCTATCTATGCCTGTCATAATGGCGTTTTGCGTATGATTCCTTCTTATCCAGACGTTGTTGAGACTTCGTCAAACCTTGCAATTATACATATTGAGCCAACTAAGGCCTCTATTATGATTCTTGCTCGCTCAAGCCGTGAGGACATGAGAGACTATATCTCTGCTCAGTTGGAGAGCTGCTTCAATATGGCTGGTATGAAAACAGTCTTCAGTGGCCAATATGGTGGTTGGGATCCAAACCCAGAGAGTGAAATCCTTAACCTCTTGAAGAAGGTTTATAAGGAGCAGAACGGTTTAGAGGGTATTGTGCAGGTAGACCACGCTGGTCTTGAATGTTCAGTCATCCTCGGCAAGTATCCAGGTATGGATGTTGTAAGTCTTGGTCCAACTCTCCGCAGTCCACATACAGCGAAGGAGCGTCTTGAGATAGCAACTGTTGAGCCTTTCTGGAAACTTCTCGTTCAGACTTTGGAGGAAATTCCTGTCAAGTAG
- a CDS encoding lysylphosphatidylglycerol synthase transmembrane domain-containing protein, whose amino-acid sequence MRTKKLFNNTVKIALPLLLGSAILYWMYRGFDFSSIKHVLLHEMNWTWMILSLPFGILAQAFRGWRWKQSLEPIGEHPRASVCVNSIFLSYAVSLLIPRIGEFARCGVLNRYDKVAFPKAIGTVVTERAVDTLIVLLISATAFLMQIRVFTNFFSRTGTRIDDIFGMFSPTGWLVTAICGVASIILFYYVFRHLAFYKKVKEMLGGIWQGISSLRKVKNIPLFIFYSLAIWGSYFLHYYLTFYCFDATANLGLSCALVSFVVGSVAVIVPTPNGAGPWHFAVKTMLILYGVADNQALYFVLIVHTIQTLLVILLGVYAWIALSFTKTPVSLGGPTELTRPAK is encoded by the coding sequence ATGAGGACGAAGAAACTGTTCAACAATACTGTAAAGATTGCATTGCCGTTACTACTTGGAAGTGCAATCCTTTATTGGATGTATAGGGGATTCGACTTCTCCAGTATCAAACATGTACTACTACATGAGATGAACTGGACTTGGATGATTCTCTCTCTCCCTTTCGGCATACTGGCGCAGGCTTTTCGTGGGTGGAGATGGAAGCAGAGTCTTGAACCCATCGGTGAGCATCCACGCGCATCGGTCTGTGTTAACTCTATCTTCCTTTCTTACGCTGTCAGTCTACTCATTCCCCGCATTGGTGAGTTTGCTCGTTGTGGAGTGTTGAATAGATATGATAAGGTTGCCTTTCCAAAAGCTATTGGTACAGTAGTGACTGAGCGTGCAGTAGATACGCTTATCGTATTACTTATCAGTGCCACAGCCTTTTTGATGCAGATAAGAGTTTTCACGAACTTCTTTTCAAGGACGGGTACACGTATTGATGATATCTTCGGAATGTTCTCACCAACGGGTTGGCTGGTAACGGCTATCTGTGGTGTTGCATCTATTATCCTCTTCTATTATGTATTTCGTCATCTTGCTTTCTACAAGAAAGTGAAGGAGATGTTAGGTGGTATATGGCAGGGAATAAGCTCTTTGCGTAAAGTTAAGAATATTCCTTTGTTTATCTTCTACAGTCTGGCGATATGGGGAAGTTACTTCCTTCATTATTACTTGACATTCTATTGCTTTGATGCAACAGCAAACCTCGGTCTTTCTTGTGCGCTTGTTAGCTTTGTCGTTGGCTCGGTAGCTGTTATTGTACCAACGCCTAACGGAGCAGGACCATGGCACTTTGCAGTCAAGACAATGCTAATACTTTATGGTGTGGCAGACAATCAGGCACTCTATTTTGTGCTGATTGTACATACCATTCAAACCTTATTGGTTATTCTCTTAGGTGTTTATGCATGGATTGCACTGAGTTTCACTAAGACGCCAGTATCATTGGGTGGACCAACAGAGCTTACTCGTCCAGCAAAGTAA
- the rsmA gene encoding 16S rRNA (adenine(1518)-N(6)/adenine(1519)-N(6))-dimethyltransferase RsmA: protein MKLVKPKKNLGQHFLTDLSIARQIADTVDACPDIPVLEIGPGMGVLTQYLVEKPREVKAVEIDSESVAFLYEKFPKLRENILGQDFLRMDLNEVFDGRPFVLTGNYPYDISSQIFFKMLEYKDLIPCCTGMIQREVAQRMAAGPGSKTYGILSVLMQAWYNVEYLFTVDENVFNPPPKVKSAVIRMTRNEVTDIGCDQVLFKRVVKTVFNQRRKMLRVSLRQIFNAVKPTDGFYEQDIMTKRPEQLSIAQFVELTNMVDEQLKIIEQ, encoded by the coding sequence ATGAAATTAGTCAAGCCAAAGAAGAATTTGGGTCAGCACTTCCTCACTGACTTAAGCATAGCTCGTCAGATTGCTGACACCGTTGATGCCTGTCCAGATATCCCAGTGTTAGAGATAGGACCGGGTATGGGTGTCCTTACTCAATATCTTGTTGAGAAGCCACGTGAAGTGAAAGCTGTAGAGATAGACTCGGAAAGTGTTGCTTTCCTCTACGAGAAATTCCCTAAGTTACGTGAGAATATTCTTGGACAAGACTTCCTCCGCATGGATTTAAATGAAGTCTTTGATGGTAGACCGTTTGTGTTGACAGGCAACTATCCTTACGACATCTCGTCTCAAATTTTCTTTAAGATGCTTGAGTATAAGGATCTTATTCCTTGCTGTACGGGTATGATACAACGTGAGGTTGCACAGCGTATGGCTGCTGGACCTGGTTCAAAGACGTATGGTATCTTATCCGTCTTGATGCAAGCGTGGTATAATGTGGAATATCTCTTTACCGTAGATGAGAATGTCTTCAACCCTCCTCCCAAGGTTAAGAGTGCCGTTATCCGTATGACACGCAACGAAGTGACGGACATTGGCTGTGATCAGGTACTCTTTAAACGTGTGGTGAAGACTGTGTTCAACCAGCGTCGTAAGATGTTACGTGTGAGCTTACGACAGATATTCAATGCGGTTAAACCTACTGATGGTTTCTATGAGCAAGACATCATGACCAAACGTCCAGAGCAATTATCTATCGCTCAGTTTGTTGAACTAACAAACATGGTTGACGAACAGTTGAAGATTATTGAGCAATAA
- a CDS encoding GAF domain-containing protein — MTRKEQYNQLILQIAELIKDETNLVGILANVSAALHDTFPERFFWVGFYLQENGNMLRLGPFQGSVACYVIPFGKGVCGKAWEEGRTLIVPDVEKFPGHIACSSLSRSEIVVPMYDDSHTFHGVLDIDSTRLNDFNEDDKEGLERIIELLMAETHDLFQ, encoded by the coding sequence ATGACAAGAAAAGAACAATATAACCAACTCATACTACAGATTGCCGAACTTATTAAGGATGAAACAAACCTTGTGGGTATCTTGGCAAATGTGTCAGCAGCATTGCATGACACCTTTCCTGAGCGTTTCTTTTGGGTGGGCTTTTATCTCCAAGAGAATGGAAATATGTTGAGATTAGGTCCTTTTCAGGGGTCAGTAGCCTGTTACGTCATCCCATTCGGCAAGGGTGTCTGTGGAAAGGCATGGGAAGAAGGACGCACCCTCATTGTTCCCGATGTAGAGAAATTCCCTGGACACATTGCTTGTAGTAGTCTTTCACGCAGCGAGATTGTTGTTCCGATGTATGATGACTCACATACTTTCCATGGTGTACTCGACATTGATAGCACTCGTCTCAACGACTTCAACGAAGACGATAAAGAAGGTTTGGAACGTATCATCGAACTACTAATGGCAGAAACACATGACCTCTTCCAATAG